Proteins from a single region of Synechococcus sp. WH 8109:
- a CDS encoding glycosyltransferase family 39 protein, with product MKQRWRFWALVALIWLLSTLVDRLWWTFQTGVPAWDQADYLNSAMDHGRALGLLPGGGWQGWQALLDYSPKIPPLASLVNGTVMALSGDAPEQAAWSLSLWHGLFLVVMAGWGRRLQGDGLALIACLLAALTPAFLELRTDYVLEMPLVATCSLAIWRLGVWCDPQSGGRWWQAWGCTLAAIAAVLVKQSALLVLVPAGLWAAGIALQRGGSWLRQALLLPLLTAVLIAPWLRHNWITSLGGTNRAVFESAAREGDPGVFSLASWLWYPRLLPEQLGMVLLVMGLSGLLLWCWQRRKLSSDYAWSWRWLLLNLVAAWVLTTLSPNKDARYITPLLPSLVLLLARGWWQWGHWFESRCSRFVWPVFGAGLLASVPAGWAHQLHRFEDRPRGPVEALVEAAGGADPSRSPATLIVVPSTSDLNQHNVSFYGRRHGGQTVGRQLGGSLQDREPVLARTEWVVLAEGDQGSVRKAARWLDQAVRSSGVFELVQQFARPRGGSYSLWRRRATHPIAGPSFAESFPDLAAGLAAGPVGLDPVFAVVGQEHMLDGHFSYREPVRSEALAALAQDPDAVQPRWTLALLAVLENRPVEAAQQFEALQGLLPDNPWPAAYRSVVTLAVWNPWQAAAAANGASVSNPVLSALGDLSSVLSGAVWRIPSAITSVPAAVTAVEEALEPAPQQDQDQEQASS from the coding sequence GTGAAACAGCGCTGGCGTTTCTGGGCTTTGGTTGCTCTGATCTGGCTTCTCTCCACCCTCGTGGATCGGCTCTGGTGGACGTTTCAGACTGGTGTCCCAGCATGGGATCAGGCCGACTACCTCAATAGCGCCATGGACCACGGCCGCGCCTTGGGGTTGTTGCCCGGCGGCGGTTGGCAGGGTTGGCAGGCATTACTGGATTACTCACCGAAGATTCCGCCCCTGGCCTCTCTGGTGAACGGCACTGTGATGGCGCTGAGTGGTGATGCCCCGGAACAAGCGGCCTGGAGCTTGAGCCTCTGGCATGGGTTGTTCCTGGTGGTGATGGCGGGCTGGGGACGGCGCCTGCAGGGGGATGGCCTGGCCCTGATCGCCTGCCTTTTGGCGGCGTTGACGCCGGCTTTTCTTGAGCTGCGTACGGATTACGTGCTGGAAATGCCCCTAGTCGCCACTTGCAGCTTGGCGATCTGGCGTCTCGGGGTCTGGTGCGATCCCCAGAGCGGAGGCCGCTGGTGGCAGGCCTGGGGTTGCACCCTGGCAGCCATCGCTGCGGTGCTGGTGAAGCAGAGCGCCCTGCTGGTGCTTGTTCCTGCTGGGCTCTGGGCTGCGGGGATCGCGTTGCAGCGGGGTGGCTCTTGGTTGCGCCAGGCTCTTTTGCTGCCTCTGCTCACGGCGGTACTGATCGCCCCCTGGTTGCGTCACAACTGGATCACCAGCCTCGGCGGCACCAACCGAGCCGTGTTCGAGTCGGCGGCCCGGGAAGGCGATCCTGGTGTCTTCAGCCTGGCCAGTTGGCTGTGGTACCCCCGCCTGTTGCCGGAGCAGCTGGGCATGGTGCTTCTGGTGATGGGCTTGTCGGGGCTGCTGCTTTGGTGCTGGCAGCGCCGGAAGCTCTCAAGCGACTATGCCTGGTCCTGGCGCTGGCTCCTGCTCAATCTTGTGGCGGCCTGGGTGTTAACCACCCTGAGCCCGAACAAGGACGCTCGCTACATCACGCCGCTTTTGCCATCACTGGTGTTGCTCCTGGCTCGAGGGTGGTGGCAATGGGGCCATTGGTTCGAGTCCAGGTGTTCGAGGTTCGTGTGGCCCGTCTTTGGTGCTGGGCTGCTGGCCTCTGTCCCAGCGGGCTGGGCCCATCAGCTGCATCGCTTTGAAGACAGGCCCCGTGGTCCGGTGGAGGCGCTGGTAGAGGCCGCCGGCGGTGCCGATCCAAGCAGGTCTCCCGCCACGTTGATCGTGGTACCCAGCACCTCCGATCTCAACCAGCACAACGTCAGCTTCTACGGTCGTCGCCATGGGGGACAGACCGTTGGCCGGCAGCTGGGGGGCAGCCTCCAGGACCGTGAGCCTGTGCTGGCACGCACGGAATGGGTCGTGTTAGCGGAAGGGGACCAGGGATCGGTGCGCAAAGCGGCCCGATGGCTGGACCAAGCGGTGCGCAGCAGCGGTGTGTTCGAGCTGGTGCAGCAGTTCGCGCGTCCCCGTGGCGGGAGTTATTCCCTCTGGCGCCGCCGCGCGACGCATCCGATTGCAGGCCCATCCTTTGCGGAGAGTTTCCCCGACCTCGCCGCTGGCCTCGCGGCAGGGCCGGTGGGGCTGGATCCAGTGTTCGCTGTGGTGGGGCAGGAACACATGCTCGATGGCCATTTCAGCTATCGGGAGCCGGTGCGTTCTGAGGCCTTGGCGGCCTTGGCACAGGATCCCGATGCTGTGCAACCGCGTTGGACCCTTGCGCTGCTGGCGGTGCTGGAAAACCGCCCTGTCGAGGCAGCTCAGCAATTCGAGGCCCTTCAAGGGCTGTTGCCCGACAACCCCTGGCCAGCGGCCTATCGCAGTGTGGTCACCCTGGCGGTTTGGAATCCCTGGCAGGCCGCCGCCGCTGCAAATGGTGCCAGCGTTTCGAATCCTGTGCTGTCGGCGCTCGGGGATCTCAGCAGTGTGCTCTCCGGTGCTGTTTGGCGCATCCCGTCTGCCATAACGTCAGTTCCAGCGGCCGTCACAGCCGTGGAGGAGGCCCTTGAGCCTGCCCCCCAACAAGATCAGGATCAGGAGCAGGCTTCCAGTTGA
- a CDS encoding TIGR01777 family oxidoreductase, whose product MRLLLFGCTGFVGRELLPLLLQAGHQLTVVSRRLARGYDAERADGRLTWMQFDPASSSTWADAGLLDALNQADAVVNLAGEPIAEKRWSPTHRQLLETSRLETTSQLVKAIEACETPPKVLVNASAIGFYGSSLDKRFLESSTPGNDFLASLCERWEAAAEAVPSAVRQVTLRIGIVLAGDGGALGKMLPVFRTGFGGPIGSGRQWMSWIHRTDLCALILQSLTDESWSGVINAVAPEPVSMTAFCKQLGRSLGRPSLLPVPAPVLQVLLGDGAKVVLEGQQVASERLDALNFSFHYPDLASALAAATS is encoded by the coding sequence ATGCGTCTGTTGCTGTTTGGCTGCACAGGTTTTGTTGGCCGTGAGCTCCTGCCGCTCCTGCTTCAGGCTGGCCATCAGCTCACCGTGGTCAGCCGCCGCTTGGCCCGTGGCTACGACGCTGAACGGGCAGATGGCCGACTGACCTGGATGCAATTCGACCCTGCCAGCAGCAGCACCTGGGCCGATGCCGGCCTATTGGATGCCCTGAACCAGGCCGATGCGGTTGTCAACCTGGCGGGGGAACCGATTGCCGAGAAGCGTTGGAGCCCGACTCACCGGCAGCTACTTGAAACCAGCCGTCTGGAAACGACCTCTCAGTTGGTGAAGGCGATCGAGGCCTGTGAAACGCCACCGAAGGTGCTGGTGAATGCCTCCGCCATCGGCTTCTACGGCTCCAGCCTGGACAAGCGTTTTCTTGAATCGAGCACCCCTGGCAACGACTTCCTTGCGAGCTTGTGTGAGCGCTGGGAAGCGGCGGCTGAGGCGGTGCCTTCCGCTGTACGGCAGGTCACCCTGCGGATCGGCATCGTGCTGGCGGGCGACGGCGGCGCACTCGGAAAAATGCTTCCGGTGTTTCGCACAGGGTTTGGCGGTCCGATCGGCAGTGGCCGGCAATGGATGAGCTGGATCCACCGCACTGACCTCTGCGCCCTGATTCTTCAATCCCTCACGGACGAGAGCTGGAGTGGCGTGATCAATGCCGTGGCTCCTGAGCCCGTCTCGATGACGGCCTTCTGCAAGCAGCTGGGGCGCAGCCTGGGCCGACCTAGTTTGTTGCCGGTGCCAGCTCCAGTGCTTCAGGTGCTTTTGGGGGACGGCGCAAAGGTGGTGTTGGAGGGCCAGCAGGTTGCTTCGGAGCGGCTTGACGCCCTGAACTTCAGCTTCCACTACCCCGATCTGGCTTCAGCACTCGCCGCTGCCACCAGCTGA
- a CDS encoding glycosyltransferase family 2 protein gives MSSTSEREGPTGQSGLSIVLPTFNEGGSIRQVIESLLRLETEHPIEILVVDDDSRDGTPDLVRSLARQDPRIRIIQRVGRSGLASAIKEGLIAALHPTAVVMDSDGQHEPASVGEAVQLLDREGLDLVAGSRFLDHSKIRGLSDRRTDGSTLANRLARWSLPRSYGHLSDCMSGFIVLRLNRCLPLVRQVDVNGFKFLYELLAISHGRLQVGEIPLNFQPRLHGSSKLDLAILWDFMVSLIHTATLRMLPRRAISFGLVGASGVMVQLLSTALLMGLFNLEFQQALPVAVITAASSNYLVNNALTFRDRRQSGRQLIRGLLKFLLVASLPALANVGLATSFYTLIQAHALWAQLAGIVVVYVWNYAASSRFVWNSP, from the coding sequence GTGTCGTCCACTTCGGAACGTGAAGGACCGACAGGCCAAAGCGGCCTGTCGATCGTTCTTCCCACCTTCAACGAGGGCGGTTCCATCCGCCAAGTGATCGAATCCCTGCTCCGTCTTGAGACGGAGCATCCGATCGAGATCCTGGTGGTCGATGACGATTCTCGGGATGGCACCCCTGATCTAGTTCGCTCACTCGCCCGCCAAGACCCCAGGATCCGGATCATTCAACGGGTGGGACGCTCCGGACTGGCCAGCGCTATCAAGGAAGGCCTAATCGCAGCCCTCCATCCCACCGCTGTGGTGATGGACAGCGATGGCCAGCACGAACCTGCCTCCGTTGGCGAGGCCGTGCAGCTGCTGGATCGAGAGGGACTGGACCTCGTGGCGGGGAGCCGCTTCCTCGACCACTCCAAGATCCGGGGGCTCAGCGATCGACGCACCGACGGTTCCACCCTCGCCAACCGCCTTGCCCGATGGAGTCTTCCCAGGTCGTATGGGCACCTGAGCGATTGCATGAGCGGCTTCATCGTGCTGCGCCTCAACCGCTGCTTACCGCTGGTGCGCCAGGTGGACGTCAACGGCTTCAAATTCCTCTATGAGCTCCTGGCCATCAGCCACGGCCGCCTACAGGTGGGAGAAATTCCACTGAACTTTCAGCCACGGCTGCATGGCAGCTCCAAACTCGATCTCGCCATCCTCTGGGACTTCATGGTGTCCCTAATTCACACCGCAACCCTGCGGATGCTGCCGCGACGGGCGATCAGTTTCGGGCTTGTAGGGGCTTCCGGGGTGATGGTTCAGCTGCTATCAACAGCACTGCTGATGGGCCTGTTCAACCTGGAATTTCAGCAGGCGCTTCCCGTGGCAGTCATCACGGCAGCAAGCTCGAACTACTTGGTGAACAATGCCCTCACCTTTCGAGACCGACGCCAGAGCGGCCGGCAACTGATCCGGGGGCTGCTCAAATTCCTCCTGGTGGCCTCCCTACCGGCGCTTGCCAACGTTGGCCTTGCGACCAGTTTTTACACACTGATTCAGGCCCATGCGCTCTGGGCCCAACTGGCGGGCATTGTTGTCGTCTACGTCTGGAACTATGCGGCCTCATCCCGATTTGTCTGGAACAGCCCCTAA
- a CDS encoding iron uptake porin → MKLFQQLLVAPAALGLLATGANAAELNINGVSDYAASADQVTSVTQFSDVYPTDWAYQALAGLVETYGCVAGYPNGTFRGNRAMTRYEAAALLNACLDRVTEVTDELRRLMAEFETELAILKGRVDGLEARVGELEATQFSTTTKLKGKATFVTGAMDSEDAGAKADDDAFSFSYDYRLGLKTSFTGKDLLFARLRAGNMKDGSAFSGGFRKLDVSGMSGNTLKLDRLYYKFPVGSGITAIAGPMARNTESLGMKPTAYTVKTLNMFGGQFGAGNVYNKETGGLVGVIWKQKVAKGEPRLTAALNYVADDGEQASSEKGMFTAKSKGNTTAQIGYGTKKWGAALGYRYGQCGAGFGTAYKSVKQSCGSDNVDSQNFALNGFWKPEETGFIPSVSLAYGWSDLEGSTVDEARTWMVGLQWDKVANTPHSLAVGFGAPLYVESQDGTDPDAPELAWEASLKYKVSKNITMIPAIFYLPESSSSQGVSGKEQFGAVLQTVFKF, encoded by the coding sequence ATGAAGCTTTTCCAGCAACTGCTGGTGGCTCCCGCCGCCCTTGGCCTTCTGGCCACCGGCGCCAATGCCGCCGAGCTGAACATCAACGGCGTTTCTGATTACGCGGCTTCCGCTGATCAGGTCACCAGCGTGACCCAATTCTCTGACGTCTACCCCACCGACTGGGCCTATCAGGCACTGGCTGGTTTGGTTGAGACCTACGGCTGCGTGGCCGGTTACCCCAACGGCACCTTCCGTGGCAACCGGGCCATGACCCGCTACGAAGCGGCTGCCCTGCTGAACGCTTGCCTCGACCGCGTCACCGAAGTGACCGACGAGCTGCGTCGCCTGATGGCTGAGTTCGAAACCGAGCTGGCCATCCTTAAGGGTCGCGTTGACGGCCTCGAGGCCCGCGTCGGCGAACTGGAAGCAACCCAGTTCTCCACCACCACCAAGCTCAAAGGCAAAGCCACCTTTGTGACTGGCGCTATGGACTCTGAAGATGCTGGTGCTAAGGCTGACGACGACGCATTTAGCTTCTCCTACGACTACCGCCTCGGCCTGAAGACCTCCTTCACTGGAAAGGACCTTCTGTTTGCTCGCCTGCGTGCCGGCAACATGAAGGACGGCAGCGCCTTCTCGGGCGGCTTCCGCAAGTTGGATGTTTCCGGCATGTCCGGTAACACCCTCAAGCTCGACCGCCTGTACTACAAGTTCCCGGTGGGGTCAGGTATTACAGCCATTGCTGGTCCTATGGCCCGCAACACCGAAAGCCTTGGCATGAAGCCAACGGCCTACACGGTCAAGACCCTGAACATGTTCGGTGGTCAGTTTGGTGCTGGCAATGTCTACAACAAAGAGACCGGCGGTCTCGTTGGTGTGATCTGGAAGCAGAAAGTTGCTAAGGGTGAGCCCCGTCTGACAGCTGCTCTGAACTACGTCGCTGATGACGGGGAACAGGCCAGCTCCGAAAAGGGCATGTTCACTGCTAAATCCAAGGGCAACACCACTGCTCAGATTGGTTACGGCACCAAGAAATGGGGCGCTGCTCTCGGTTACCGCTATGGCCAGTGTGGCGCAGGATTCGGTACTGCTTATAAGAGTGTCAAACAGAGCTGTGGCAGCGACAACGTCGACTCTCAGAACTTCGCTCTGAACGGCTTCTGGAAGCCTGAAGAGACTGGCTTCATTCCTTCTGTAAGCCTTGCTTATGGCTGGTCTGATCTCGAGGGCAGCACCGTCGACGAGGCCCGCACTTGGATGGTGGGTTTGCAGTGGGACAAAGTCGCCAATACTCCCCATAGCTTGGCTGTTGGTTTCGGTGCTCCCCTGTATGTCGAGTCCCAAGACGGCACTGATCCCGATGCTCCCGAGCTCGCTTGGGAAGCCTCGCTCAAGTACAAGGTCTCCAAGAACATCACCATGATTCCGGCAATCTTCTATCTGCCCGAGTCCAGCTCCAGCCAGGGTGTATCTGGCAAGGAGCAGTTTGGTGCCGTCCTCCAGACCGTCTTCAAGTTCTGA
- a CDS encoding iron uptake porin, producing the protein MKLFQQLLVAPAALGLLATGVNAAELNINGVSDYAASADQVTSVTQFSDVYPTDWAYQALAGLVETYGCVAGYPNGTFRGNRAMTRYEAAALLNACLDRVTEVTDELRRLMAEFETELAILKGRVDGLEARVGELEATQFSTTTKLKGYTAWVLGAVDGIDGKEATTLNYDLRLKLATSFTGKDQLTTVLRSGNFDNSIFGTGLTFVETAMSSGNSVKVGRLFYTFPVGDSLSVTAGPIVRTDDASMYAGYATYYPSDLLLDFFTYGGAPTTNNLGFTGSGVGAVYTFGDSGFKVSGNYVAKNGADSSKGIGTNETASTSSWQLFYEGEAFDGNLLAQVGYSFDQNVGLAIGNSSTADRDGFSVAAAWKPADAGFVPSISTGYSSADEEGVKDDIESWYVGLEWSDVFVEGNSFGGAIGSAPAYEDGVDNTMWEVFYSFAVSDNITVTPAIFGIDEDGKDDVFGGIMKTTFKF; encoded by the coding sequence ATGAAGCTTTTCCAGCAACTGCTGGTGGCTCCCGCCGCCCTTGGCCTTCTGGCCACCGGCGTCAATGCCGCCGAGCTGAACATCAACGGCGTTTCTGATTACGCGGCTTCCGCTGATCAGGTCACCAGCGTCACCCAATTCTCTGACGTCTACCCCACCGACTGGGCCTATCAGGCACTGGCAGGTTTGGTTGAGACCTACGGCTGCGTCGCCGGTTACCCCAACGGCACCTTCCGTGGCAACCGGGCCATGACCCGCTACGAAGCGGCTGCCCTGCTGAACGCTTGCCTCGACCGCGTCACCGAAGTGACCGACGAGCTGCGTCGCCTGATGGCTGAGTTCGAAACCGAGCTGGCCATCCTTAAGGGTCGCGTTGACGGCCTCGAGGCCCGCGTTGGCGAACTGGAAGCAACCCAGTTCTCCACCACCACCAAGCTCAAGGGTTACACCGCCTGGGTTCTTGGTGCTGTTGATGGTATCGATGGCAAAGAAGCCACTACCCTCAATTACGACCTTCGTCTGAAGCTGGCTACCTCCTTCACCGGTAAGGATCAGCTGACCACCGTTCTGCGGTCTGGCAACTTCGACAATTCCATCTTCGGAACTGGTCTGACCTTCGTCGAAACCGCTATGAGCAGCGGTAACAGCGTCAAGGTTGGCCGTTTGTTCTACACCTTCCCTGTTGGCGACTCCCTGAGCGTCACAGCAGGTCCCATCGTCCGTACTGACGATGCCTCCATGTACGCCGGCTATGCCACGTACTACCCCTCTGATCTGCTGCTCGACTTCTTCACCTACGGCGGTGCACCTACCACCAACAACCTGGGCTTCACTGGCTCCGGTGTCGGTGCTGTTTACACCTTCGGTGACAGCGGCTTCAAGGTGAGCGGCAACTACGTCGCCAAAAATGGTGCTGATTCCAGCAAAGGTATTGGTACCAACGAGACTGCTTCCACCTCTTCTTGGCAGCTCTTCTACGAAGGTGAAGCCTTCGATGGCAACCTGCTTGCTCAGGTTGGTTATTCCTTCGACCAAAACGTTGGCCTTGCCATCGGTAACTCCTCCACTGCTGACCGCGACGGCTTCAGTGTGGCTGCAGCATGGAAGCCCGCCGATGCAGGCTTCGTTCCTTCCATCAGCACCGGTTATTCCTCAGCTGATGAAGAGGGCGTGAAGGACGACATCGAGTCCTGGTATGTGGGTCTCGAGTGGAGCGATGTGTTCGTTGAAGGTAACTCCTTCGGTGGCGCAATCGGTTCTGCCCCCGCATATGAAGATGGTGTTGATAACACCATGTGGGAAGTCTTCTACAGCTTCGCTGTTAGCGACAACATCACTGTCACCCCTGCAATCTTCGGCATTGACGAGGACGGCAAGGACGACGTGTTTGGCGGCATCATGAAGACCACCTTCAAGTTCTGA
- the cysK gene encoding cysteine synthase A, whose translation MSIAPDITALIGGTPLVRLNRLPQACGCQAEILAKLESFNPSASVKDRIASAMVLEAEQAGTIVPGRTVLVEPTSGNTGIALAMVAAARGYRLILTMPDTMSTERRAMLRAYGAELQLTDGAQGMNGAIALAKELVEAIPDAYLLQQFDNPANPAVHERTTAEEIWRDTEGQIDAFVAGVGTGGTITGCARLLKQRQPQLQVIAVEPEASAVLSGKPPGAHRIQGIGAGFVPAVLELDRIDSILTVSDEEAMQVGRSLAREEGLLCGISSGAAMAAALRVGQEPAMAGKRLVVMLASYGERYLSTPMFSAASQLPARRDGQL comes from the coding sequence ATGAGCATCGCGCCTGATATCACGGCCTTGATCGGTGGCACGCCCCTGGTGCGGTTGAACCGTCTTCCTCAGGCCTGCGGCTGCCAGGCCGAGATCTTGGCCAAGTTGGAGAGCTTCAATCCCTCCGCTTCGGTGAAAGACCGCATAGCCAGTGCCATGGTGCTGGAGGCGGAGCAAGCCGGCACGATCGTTCCCGGCAGAACGGTGCTTGTGGAACCCACAAGCGGCAACACCGGGATCGCCTTGGCCATGGTGGCGGCGGCCCGTGGGTACCGGCTGATTCTCACCATGCCGGACACCATGAGCACTGAGCGTCGGGCGATGCTGCGGGCCTACGGCGCCGAGTTGCAGCTCACCGATGGTGCCCAGGGCATGAATGGGGCCATCGCCTTAGCCAAGGAGTTGGTTGAGGCGATTCCTGACGCCTACCTGCTGCAGCAGTTCGACAACCCCGCCAATCCAGCCGTGCATGAACGCACCACGGCTGAAGAGATCTGGCGTGATACCGAGGGCCAGATCGATGCCTTTGTGGCAGGGGTGGGGACCGGTGGCACCATTACCGGCTGTGCCCGTCTGTTGAAACAGCGCCAGCCTCAGCTTCAGGTGATTGCCGTTGAGCCCGAGGCCAGTGCCGTCCTGTCCGGAAAGCCGCCTGGGGCCCATCGCATTCAGGGGATCGGGGCTGGTTTTGTGCCTGCGGTGCTGGAACTGGACCGGATTGATTCGATCCTTACGGTGAGCGATGAGGAAGCGATGCAGGTGGGCCGGAGTTTGGCCCGGGAGGAAGGCCTGCTCTGTGGGATCAGCAGTGGCGCGGCCATGGCAGCGGCCCTGCGGGTGGGTCAAGAGCCCGCCATGGCGGGCAAACGGCTGGTGGTGATGCTCGCTAGTTATGGCGAGCGATACCTCTCCACCCCGATGTTCAGTGCTGCGTCGCAACTTCCTGCCCGAAGGGATGGCCAGCTGTGA
- a CDS encoding glycosyltransferase family 39 protein, giving the protein MRSGSAPDEAPWIALAGLGLAAAVLALIGLGDLPLRDFDEATVAQVALELRHGLGEAPLLPTLWDKPYLNKAPGLHSLIALVISTTTQPDQLPSEWTVRLVPAVLSCLVVPLGGWLQWVLRPGDRSSALATSVILLTLLPVARHGRLAMLDGTQLTAMAVLWLALLQLTRSRTSALWGTVAGLMASAMLLLKAPLLVPAVVAGGLALAWGREWKSWNNHAAALSGMLLGLTPGVGWHLWHAHIRGSQALWLWGGDGAGRVLLDAGEGSDLGWRVPVIEVLEGGWPWLPLLPFALIWAWRWRQSRWGRWSLACLLTLAGAILPLRTQLPWYSHPLWLPIALLCAPLLVWLVERPFSSKSAPESPNPPWRWLLFQLPMFWCGLGLLLLLLWLSSLSSIGSSLVPYRSLAGALGLGWCVGGWWLRSATPQRRRLGVIYLSCGNVAALALLFQSPLWLWELNETWPVQPVAALARANPGSEIRLKGYDERPSLNWYAEQRIERFKGGPGRRLSDKPQKDCITEGQARQWTLANCR; this is encoded by the coding sequence ATGCGCTCCGGCTCAGCTCCTGACGAAGCACCTTGGATCGCATTGGCAGGGCTCGGCCTGGCCGCTGCCGTGCTGGCCCTGATCGGCCTCGGAGATCTCCCGCTGCGGGACTTCGATGAAGCGACCGTGGCCCAGGTGGCCCTCGAACTTCGCCATGGGCTTGGAGAAGCCCCGTTGCTGCCCACCCTCTGGGACAAGCCTTATCTCAACAAGGCGCCTGGTCTGCACAGCCTGATCGCCCTCGTGATCAGCACAACAACCCAACCCGACCAGCTCCCCTCGGAATGGACGGTCCGCCTGGTGCCTGCCGTGCTGTCGTGCCTGGTGGTGCCACTGGGGGGCTGGCTGCAATGGGTGCTGCGCCCTGGGGATCGCTCCAGCGCCCTCGCCACCAGCGTGATTCTGCTCACGCTGCTGCCAGTGGCACGGCACGGACGCCTGGCCATGCTGGATGGCACCCAGCTAACGGCCATGGCTGTGCTTTGGCTGGCCCTGCTGCAGCTCACCCGCAGCCGAACCAGCGCACTCTGGGGGACCGTCGCCGGTCTAATGGCCAGCGCAATGTTGCTGCTCAAAGCCCCGCTGCTGGTGCCCGCGGTGGTGGCTGGCGGTTTAGCGCTGGCCTGGGGCCGGGAATGGAAAAGCTGGAACAACCATGCAGCAGCCCTCAGCGGAATGCTGCTGGGCCTGACCCCAGGAGTCGGCTGGCATCTCTGGCATGCCCACATCCGAGGGAGCCAGGCGCTCTGGCTCTGGGGCGGCGATGGTGCCGGGCGGGTTCTTCTGGATGCCGGCGAAGGCAGTGATCTGGGCTGGCGAGTCCCGGTGATCGAAGTGCTGGAGGGGGGCTGGCCCTGGCTGCCACTGCTGCCCTTCGCCCTGATCTGGGCCTGGCGTTGGCGTCAGAGCCGCTGGGGCCGATGGTCTCTGGCTTGCCTGCTGACCCTGGCCGGAGCCATTCTTCCGCTGCGCACCCAGCTCCCCTGGTACAGCCACCCGCTCTGGCTGCCCATCGCTCTCCTCTGCGCCCCGCTACTGGTCTGGCTGGTGGAGCGGCCCTTTTCTTCCAAGAGTGCACCGGAGAGCCCAAATCCCCCCTGGCGCTGGCTACTGTTCCAGCTTCCAATGTTCTGGTGCGGGCTCGGTCTGCTGCTCCTGCTGCTTTGGCTGAGCAGCTTGAGCAGCATCGGCAGCAGCCTTGTGCCCTACCGCAGCCTGGCGGGTGCGCTCGGTCTCGGCTGGTGTGTGGGCGGATGGTGGCTGCGCTCTGCAACACCGCAACGAAGACGGCTAGGCGTGATCTATCTCAGCTGCGGCAATGTGGCAGCACTGGCCCTCTTGTTTCAATCCCCCCTCTGGTTGTGGGAGCTCAACGAAACCTGGCCCGTGCAACCGGTGGCAGCCTTGGCCCGTGCCAACCCTGGAAGCGAGATCAGGCTGAAGGGTTACGACGAACGTCCGAGCCTCAACTGGTACGCCGAACAACGCATTGAGCGGTTCAAGGGTGGCCCAGGTCGCCGGCTCAGCGATAAGCCCCAGAAGGACTGCATCACCGAAGGCCAAGCGAGGCAATGGACGCTAGCCAACTGTCGGTAG
- a CDS encoding NAD(P)H-quinone oxidoreductase subunit O — MAESDAAAPAKAKPAALRKGALVKVNRAAYSSSLEAGASDPTAPDYIFEGPGELLVVKGDYGQVRWNRPVPDVWLRMDQLEACS, encoded by the coding sequence ATGGCCGAATCCGATGCCGCTGCCCCCGCCAAGGCCAAGCCTGCTGCGCTGCGCAAAGGTGCCTTGGTCAAGGTGAACAGAGCCGCCTACAGCTCCAGTCTTGAGGCTGGCGCCAGCGATCCCACAGCACCCGACTACATCTTTGAAGGTCCCGGCGAGCTGCTGGTCGTGAAAGGGGACTACGGCCAGGTGCGCTGGAACCGTCCGGTCCCCGATGTTTGGCTGCGAATGGATCAACTGGAAGCCTGCTCCTGA
- a CDS encoding J domain-containing protein, protein MSDPYAVLGVSSTASNAEIKAAYRQLVKQHHPDAGGDDQQMLALNAAWEVLGDAERRKAFDRTRSRPGRAASPTELRRASRVHDRAVAADDALVEWLRRVYAPIDRMLGEVINPFPKQLKALSADPYDDELMEAFCRYLEASGRRVDKVKQLFQSLPTPVSARGFGLSLYHCLSEVEDALAELERYTMGYVDGYLHDGREMLREAKQRRKRLQDERRRLEIV, encoded by the coding sequence GTGAGCGACCCCTATGCCGTGCTCGGTGTCAGCAGCACCGCCAGCAATGCTGAAATCAAGGCGGCTTATCGCCAGCTGGTGAAGCAGCACCATCCCGATGCCGGTGGAGACGACCAGCAGATGCTGGCCCTCAATGCCGCCTGGGAAGTTCTCGGGGATGCCGAGCGCCGTAAGGCCTTTGATCGCACGCGGTCTCGGCCGGGCCGAGCGGCATCGCCGACGGAGCTGCGCCGGGCCAGCCGTGTCCACGATCGTGCGGTGGCCGCGGATGATGCCCTGGTGGAGTGGCTGCGGCGGGTTTATGCCCCGATCGACCGCATGCTTGGTGAGGTGATCAATCCCTTCCCCAAGCAACTCAAGGCACTGTCGGCTGATCCCTACGACGACGAGCTGATGGAAGCGTTCTGTAGATATCTCGAGGCGAGCGGACGCCGTGTGGACAAGGTCAAGCAACTGTTCCAGTCGTTGCCCACGCCAGTCTCTGCCCGTGGCTTCGGCCTGAGCCTGTATCACTGCCTTTCGGAAGTGGAAGACGCCCTGGCAGAACTGGAGCGTTACACCATGGGTTATGTGGATGGCTATCTCCACGATGGTCGCGAGATGCTGCGAGAAGCCAAACAGCGACGTAAGCGGCTGCAAGATGAACGGCGTCGCTTGGAGATCGTGTGA